The following proteins come from a genomic window of Gloeocapsa sp. PCC 73106:
- a CDS encoding FAD-binding oxidoreductase has product MTHVAVIGCGVVGAAIAYELSKIDQFTITLLDQNTPASGATGAALGIMMAVISHKVKGRAWQLRHTSLQRYESLIPELETLTGITIPYHRQGIVKLTTSPKELAQWQELVKIRSEQGLSLEIWDPLQIEHHCPHINLDNNQIIAALYSPQDRQVNPSILTQALVKAAAKNGVNCLFNVQVTDLISGSSPQLHTSQGTISVDKVVIAAGIGSTPLFKSVIIRPVLGQAMHLKLDQSLGKPEFQPIITGNDVHILPLGGGEYWLGATVEFTPDPQQLVSVKAQAIAFCPGLAPAVTLSTWSGLRPRPDDRPAPVIESFLGDNKIILASGHYRNGVMLAPATAIAVLERLTA; this is encoded by the coding sequence ATGACCCATGTTGCAGTGATTGGATGTGGGGTAGTTGGTGCGGCGATCGCTTACGAACTCAGTAAAATTGACCAGTTCACCATCACTCTCCTAGATCAAAATACTCCCGCCTCTGGTGCTACTGGCGCAGCTTTAGGGATTATGATGGCAGTAATTAGCCACAAGGTCAAAGGAAGAGCTTGGCAACTGCGTCACACCAGTCTGCAACGCTATGAGTCTCTCATTCCTGAATTGGAAACTCTCACAGGAATAACCATCCCTTACCATCGTCAGGGTATTGTTAAACTTACTACAAGCCCAAAAGAGTTAGCTCAGTGGCAAGAATTGGTTAAAATTAGAAGCGAACAAGGTTTAAGTCTAGAAATTTGGGATCCCCTGCAAATTGAACATCATTGTCCCCACATAAATCTAGACAACAATCAAATTATCGCAGCTCTCTACTCTCCTCAAGATAGACAGGTCAACCCCTCAATCCTTACTCAAGCTTTAGTCAAAGCCGCAGCTAAAAATGGTGTTAATTGTCTATTTAATGTCCAAGTCACAGATTTAATCTCCGGATCTTCCCCCCAACTTCATACCTCCCAAGGAACTATCTCTGTAGATAAAGTAGTAATAGCTGCGGGAATTGGTTCCACACCACTGTTTAAATCCGTGATTATTCGTCCTGTGTTAGGACAAGCAATGCATCTGAAATTGGACCAGAGTTTAGGAAAACCAGAATTTCAACCAATTATTACTGGAAATGATGTCCATATTTTACCCCTGGGTGGGGGAGAATATTGGCTAGGTGCAACGGTAGAATTTACTCCCGATCCACAACAACTAGTTTCGGTAAAAGCTCAAGCGATCGCTTTTTGTCCTGGTTTAGCTCCCGCAGTAACTCTTAGTACTTGGTCAGGACTACGCCCTCGTCCCGACGATCGCCCCGCACCAGTTATTGAAAGCTTTTTAGGTGACAATAAGATTATCCTAGCTAGTGGGCATTATCGCAACGGTGTCATGCTAGCCCCCGCTACCGCGATCGCTGTTTTGGAACGGTTGACAGCTTAA
- a CDS encoding mechanosensitive ion channel family protein, whose protein sequence is MLEILVISSELLILLLVTIFLLWFNRQVYKKLIDSPKFNLHHYRIKKNYNRLRLLILGVSLIIAGLIISLSLWSISRGNQSNFYLLSFIETFSRAKLKNLAIASGKSLILIVITYYLTRDLPIWLEKISTAAQNLDNVEANDESIAGFFKLLSKVLRRGLWFFTLVISLNFFPISKDVANYSYVFLKIYLIISVALLINNSSQIIVDTITSISVQFINKYPEESQFRKFYQKIRNIVPFIIKLLEYFVLILAITLCIAQIKPIANWSIWGQRLIKVIGVIFATRIALELINLVIDESFINNKKSVLTDHEQKVRSTLIPLVHNICHYVIIFIAGIMVLYAIEIDPLPLLAGAGLLGFGISLGAQEAIRDFIAGFFIIFENHFMVGDYVQIEDAEGVVQSLGMRTTIIRHPLGYYYVLRNGSIGLVVNYSKEGGIYVDVDINLPTYVPVNEIYLLVERVGNEIKNSYSNTIVEFTKVTTIEKTSTQDLLIHTQTKVDPASRGKMGEVIKDLLQEAIDNLSCQPFQNSDRGSGG, encoded by the coding sequence ATGTTAGAAATACTGGTCATTAGCTCCGAACTACTTATATTGTTGTTAGTTACTATTTTTTTGTTGTGGTTCAATCGCCAGGTTTACAAAAAGTTGATCGACTCACCTAAGTTTAACCTGCATCACTACAGAATCAAAAAAAATTACAATAGGTTAAGATTATTGATTTTGGGAGTTAGTTTAATTATAGCAGGATTAATAATTTCTTTAAGTTTATGGTCAATTTCTCGAGGTAATCAAAGTAATTTTTACTTGTTATCTTTTATTGAAACTTTTTCTAGAGCAAAACTGAAAAACTTAGCTATAGCTAGTGGGAAAAGTTTAATATTAATAGTAATTACTTATTACCTAACTAGAGATTTACCTATTTGGCTTGAAAAAATATCTACAGCAGCGCAAAACTTAGACAATGTTGAAGCCAATGACGAAAGTATTGCTGGTTTTTTTAAACTGCTATCAAAAGTTTTAAGACGTGGTTTGTGGTTTTTCACCTTGGTAATTTCTCTCAATTTTTTTCCTATATCTAAGGATGTTGCGAACTATTCTTATGTATTTTTAAAGATTTATTTAATTATCTCTGTTGCTCTGTTAATCAATAACTCCTCTCAGATTATCGTTGATACTATTACTTCTATTAGTGTTCAATTTATTAATAAATATCCTGAAGAAAGTCAATTCAGAAAATTTTATCAAAAAATTAGAAATATTGTTCCATTTATAATAAAGTTATTGGAGTATTTTGTATTAATTTTGGCAATAACTCTGTGTATAGCACAAATTAAACCAATCGCTAATTGGTCTATTTGGGGTCAAAGATTGATTAAAGTAATCGGGGTTATTTTTGCTACCAGAATTGCTTTAGAACTGATTAATCTTGTGATTGATGAAAGCTTTATTAATAATAAAAAATCGGTTTTAACAGATCATGAGCAAAAAGTTCGGTCGACTTTAATTCCATTAGTTCATAATATTTGTCATTATGTTATTATTTTCATTGCTGGTATTATGGTACTCTATGCAATAGAAATTGATCCTCTTCCTTTACTAGCTGGAGCAGGTTTACTCGGTTTTGGAATTAGTCTAGGTGCGCAAGAAGCGATCAGAGATTTTATAGCGGGTTTTTTCATTATCTTTGAAAATCACTTCATGGTGGGGGATTACGTACAAATAGAAGATGCGGAAGGAGTAGTTCAATCTTTGGGAATGAGAACAACGATTATTCGACATCCTTTAGGATATTATTATGTCCTTCGCAATGGTTCGATTGGATTAGTCGTCAACTATTCCAAAGAAGGGGGAATTTATGTAGATGTTGATATTAATCTGCCTACTTACGTTCCAGTTAATGAAATTTATCTCTTGGTAGAAAGAGTGGGAAATGAGATCAAAAATAGTTATTCAAATACCATTGTCGAGTTTACCAAAGTAACTACAATTGAAAAAACGAGTACTCAAGATTTATTAATTCATACCCAAACAAAAGTAGATCCTGCAAGTCGTGGAAAAATGGGTGAAGTGATCAAAGATTTGCTTCAGGAAGCTATTGATAATTTAAGCTGTCAACCGTTCCAAAACAGCGATCGCGGTAGCGGGGGCTAG
- the psbQ gene encoding photosystem II protein PsbQ, translated as MLNLRPIFALILVVVTTFLVSCSSGQVSAPPPTYTLEKLESIQKFVSPIESSRQYLSKLQALIDSENWVDARTLIHGPLGQLRRDMSYLSRELLPQDQAQATQLIKDLFNDLEGLDAQAKARNYSFAVQKYNDAVRDFDSFLKLIPKSEGIS; from the coding sequence ATGCTGAATTTACGCCCTATCTTTGCTTTAATCTTGGTGGTAGTGACAACTTTCTTAGTGAGTTGTAGCAGCGGTCAAGTGAGCGCCCCACCACCGACTTATACCCTAGAAAAACTGGAAAGTATTCAAAAATTCGTCTCACCAATTGAGTCCTCTCGTCAATATCTGAGCAAATTACAAGCCCTCATTGATTCAGAAAATTGGGTAGACGCCAGAACTTTGATTCATGGACCTTTAGGTCAATTACGTCGAGATATGAGTTATCTAAGTCGTGAATTACTACCTCAAGATCAAGCACAAGCCACTCAACTGATTAAAGACTTGTTCAATGATTTGGAAGGACTGGATGCACAAGCAAAGGCGAGAAATTATAGCTTCGCTGTGCAAAAATACAACGACGCAGTGCGAGATTTTGATTCCTTTTTGAAATTAATCCCCAAATCAGAAGGGATCAGCTAA
- a CDS encoding DegT/DnrJ/EryC1/StrS aminotransferase family protein codes for MTLDRIPILDLRQQYQQIKSELDQAIASVLESGQFILGPEVQKFEAEVAEYLGIKYAVGVNSGTDALMIGMRALGIGVGDEVITTPFSFVATAESISNIGAKPVFVDVEAETFNLNPQAIKAQITPQTKAIMPVHLYGRPVAMDHIRAIAREYHLQIIEDCAQSFGARAGQYTGTFGDVGAFSFFPTKNLGAYGDGGLIVTNNPDVAELASMLRVHGSKYRYQNEILGYNSRLDSLQASILRVKLPYVKHWNEQRYQVAKRYNQLLQNIPDLITPELCEGHVFHQYTIRITNGKRDQFQKHLEAKGVSSMVYYPIPQNRLPIYAGQYPDYPVSDLLATQVLSLPIWPEITPETQEIIALALKSCL; via the coding sequence AGCAAATTAAATCAGAACTAGACCAAGCGATCGCCAGTGTTCTAGAATCGGGTCAATTTATACTAGGTCCAGAGGTTCAAAAATTTGAAGCAGAAGTAGCCGAGTACTTGGGGATTAAATACGCCGTTGGTGTCAATTCCGGTACCGACGCTCTAATGATTGGGATGCGCGCTCTAGGAATTGGGGTAGGTGACGAAGTAATCACTACCCCTTTTTCTTTTGTAGCTACAGCTGAATCAATTAGTAATATAGGGGCTAAACCAGTCTTTGTGGACGTAGAAGCAGAGACATTTAATCTCAATCCCCAGGCAATTAAAGCCCAAATTACACCCCAAACTAAGGCAATTATGCCAGTACACCTCTATGGTCGTCCCGTAGCTATGGATCACATTAGGGCGATCGCTCGAGAGTATCATCTCCAAATCATCGAAGATTGCGCCCAGTCTTTTGGTGCGCGCGCTGGTCAATATACAGGTACCTTCGGCGATGTAGGCGCCTTTTCTTTTTTTCCCACTAAAAACCTTGGCGCTTATGGAGATGGGGGCTTAATCGTCACTAATAACCCAGATGTAGCCGAATTAGCCTCGATGTTAAGAGTCCACGGAAGTAAATATCGCTATCAAAATGAGATACTCGGTTACAACTCTCGTCTCGATAGCCTACAAGCGAGTATTTTGAGAGTAAAATTGCCCTACGTTAAGCATTGGAACGAACAAAGATACCAAGTAGCTAAAAGATATAACCAATTACTTCAAAATATACCCGATCTAATCACCCCTGAATTGTGCGAAGGACACGTTTTCCATCAGTACACGATCCGCATTACCAACGGTAAAAGAGATCAATTCCAAAAGCATTTGGAAGCTAAAGGAGTGAGCAGCATGGTTTACTACCCTATACCCCAAAATAGATTACCCATATACGCAGGACAATACCCTGACTACCCAGTCAGCGATCTCTTAGCTACTCAAGTGCTCAGTTTACCAATTTGGCCAGAAATTACACCAGAAACCCAAGAGATTATCGCCCTCGCACTGAAATCCTGTTTATAA